A section of the Leptospira kobayashii genome encodes:
- a CDS encoding RluA family pseudouridine synthase — protein sequence MRYNVELGFGFQTEVLWEDDSLLIADKPSGIPVHETKDTNRPDFTRLLQKALGLKQLRTVNRLDFGTSGIVLLGKENSDNVHLDELLKTSDKEYIFISHGIPDWKEKRTESFLKEGKMRMMTVRSGGKKAITEFKVLGILQKEKLFLGSAKLITGRRHQIRIHISEEGFPILGDEVYGDAKKGNPKRMFLHSWKFQFEDAPDHKTGVRSSVPKEFLHYFSESYLEERVD from the coding sequence ATGCGTTATAACGTAGAACTAGGGTTTGGTTTTCAAACCGAGGTGCTTTGGGAAGACGATAGTCTACTGATTGCAGACAAACCTTCCGGAATTCCGGTTCATGAAACAAAAGATACGAATCGTCCGGATTTCACTAGGTTGTTACAAAAGGCATTGGGCTTAAAACAATTGAGAACGGTCAATCGTTTGGACTTCGGAACAAGCGGAATCGTACTTCTCGGAAAAGAAAATTCGGATAATGTACATTTGGATGAACTGTTAAAAACTTCCGACAAAGAATATATTTTCATATCCCATGGGATTCCCGATTGGAAGGAAAAAAGAACGGAATCTTTTCTGAAAGAAGGAAAGATGCGAATGATGACTGTGAGAAGCGGTGGTAAAAAAGCGATTACCGAATTCAAAGTTCTAGGTATTTTGCAAAAAGAAAAACTTTTTCTGGGATCTGCTAAACTAATCACTGGTAGGCGGCATCAAATTCGGATTCATATTTCCGAAGAAGGGTTTCCCATTTTGGGAGATGAGGTTTACGGAGATGCGAAGAAGGGAAACCCGAAACGAATGTTTTTGCATTCCTGGAAATTCCAATTCGAAGATGCACCGGATCATAAAACTGGGGTCCGATCTTCCGTTCCAAAGGAATTTTTACATTATTTTTCAGAATCATACTTAGAGGAAAGAGTAGATTGA
- a CDS encoding DUF2797 domain-containing protein produces MKQMVGYLRMMEHEGLVPVQYKWCYATYADEAESRRPEKSDAIENLSEFTINTWIGKKLHLSTNGKIRCVDCGKLTSKSFNQGSCFNCFSTKACNDLCIMRPETCHHHKGTCREPEWGETNCFKKHTVYFANSSGLKVGITKENPVSNRWVDQGARFAVPLMEVESRREAGIIENYLSGFLPDKTTWQKMVAGDPPDIDLKKEKEKFLRHLEKQSFEMEMKTGKNKEIVWKSDLSKEIVEIQYPILSYPKKIKSYKLEESKPIEDVLVGIKGQYLLFENGVINIRSYGGYQTDFHAL; encoded by the coding sequence ATGAAACAGATGGTCGGATATTTGAGAATGATGGAGCACGAAGGACTGGTTCCGGTTCAGTATAAGTGGTGTTATGCTACGTATGCTGATGAGGCGGAGTCAAGAAGACCGGAAAAATCCGACGCCATAGAGAATTTATCGGAGTTTACGATCAATACTTGGATCGGGAAAAAACTCCATCTTTCCACCAATGGAAAGATCCGTTGTGTGGACTGTGGCAAACTCACGAGCAAATCCTTCAACCAAGGCAGTTGTTTCAATTGTTTTTCCACAAAGGCCTGCAACGATCTTTGCATCATGCGTCCTGAAACCTGCCACCATCATAAGGGAACTTGCAGGGAGCCGGAATGGGGTGAAACGAATTGTTTTAAAAAACATACGGTTTACTTTGCAAACTCAAGCGGTTTGAAAGTAGGAATCACAAAAGAAAATCCGGTTAGCAACCGTTGGGTGGACCAAGGAGCAAGGTTTGCTGTTCCGTTAATGGAAGTGGAATCCCGTAGAGAAGCAGGAATCATAGAAAACTATCTATCCGGTTTTTTGCCGGACAAAACCACTTGGCAAAAGATGGTAGCGGGAGATCCACCCGATATAGATTTAAAAAAAGAAAAGGAAAAGTTCTTACGTCATTTGGAAAAGCAAAGTTTTGAAATGGAGATGAAGACAGGCAAAAACAAGGAAATTGTTTGGAAGTCCGATCTTTCCAAAGAGATAGTCGAAATTCAATATCCGATTCTTTCTTATCCTAAAAAAATCAAATCCTATAAATTGGAAGAATCCAAACCGATAGAAGATGTTTTAGTGGGAATCAAAGGTCAGTATCTTTTGTTCGAAAACGGGGTCATTAATATCCGGAGCTACGGCGGATACCAGACCGACTTTCATGCGTTATAA
- a CDS encoding LIC_11883 family protein, with translation MFFKKKILLSLILGLWISPNFATPNEVAKFNPISKKQFSSKLKGIAFATIRSTITKDYSFTESREVKYVPCNDEFPKLPGDFPCSLLSWDEDLIVIDDKKKTEDAESVDLEVTEEHELGGKVMVLLSKIKSPNQNGKVVLFGEGEETLKLFYQPSGFISHYQFKEEVVAFKWETNSGKLTLVGIVILKLDSDSFPVSGKELSFDKK, from the coding sequence ATGTTTTTTAAAAAAAAGATCTTACTTTCACTCATTCTAGGGCTTTGGATCAGCCCGAATTTCGCCACACCGAACGAAGTTGCGAAATTCAATCCGATTTCCAAAAAACAATTTTCCTCCAAATTGAAAGGAATTGCTTTTGCAACGATCCGATCTACGATCACCAAAGACTATTCATTCACCGAATCAAGGGAGGTGAAATACGTCCCTTGCAATGATGAGTTTCCTAAATTGCCGGGAGATTTTCCTTGCAGTTTGCTCAGTTGGGACGAGGATTTGATAGTTATAGATGATAAGAAAAAAACGGAAGATGCGGAATCCGTTGACCTCGAAGTTACCGAAGAGCACGAATTAGGTGGGAAAGTGATGGTATTACTTTCTAAAATAAAATCTCCCAATCAAAACGGCAAGGTGGTCCTCTTTGGAGAGGGGGAAGAAACTCTCAAACTTTTTTATCAACCTAGCGGATTTATATCCCATTATCAATTCAAAGAGGAAGTGGTCGCATTCAAATGGGAAACCAATTCAGGTAAACTCACTCTTGTCGGGATTGTTATTTTGAAATTGGACTCGGATTCCTTTCCTGTCAGCGGAAAAGAACTCAGTTTTGATAAAAAATGA
- a CDS encoding exo-beta-N-acetylmuramidase NamZ family protein, with product MTKYFFRFSALFILAACQGNTVPQFRVHPQDSKLIPSSEIFYSSILPTLSGKKVMLVTNPSGIGNNPGKIIREFEKNQVILEHLIGLEHGFLGLEEEFSQTPVTMDTTFDRPLYHIYRIKDSDLRVLLNEVDVVLFDVQDVGMRCYTYVSVLKRLLDGVGKAKTKFIVLDHIHIAMHLPPRGEKMSPKHLNFAGEFPSLLISGMTLGESALFYNKEYLSGSVNLQVVPVSGYQRSQYFEDTGLPWVTPSPNLPMVESARNYMALVMLEGVNVSVGRGTQAPFVYFGAPWMIDPEILAKKLGEISKSYYFTPVFFKPTFGPHKGKITSGLRMNLVRADYDPIELAYELIRLMKETYPKDFKWNKGSTNYWVDQLWGNDHFRTAIGEGKTYSEFHSSFIKSEADEKKRIEPYLLY from the coding sequence ATGACCAAATACTTTTTTAGGTTTTCCGCTCTCTTTATTTTGGCCGCTTGTCAAGGAAACACTGTTCCTCAGTTCCGGGTTCACCCCCAGGATTCGAAGTTAATTCCGTCTAGTGAAATTTTTTACTCATCCATCCTTCCCACTCTCTCGGGAAAGAAGGTGATGCTTGTGACTAACCCTTCGGGTATCGGAAACAACCCCGGGAAAATCATTCGAGAATTCGAAAAGAACCAGGTCATACTGGAACATTTGATCGGTTTGGAACACGGATTTCTCGGTTTGGAAGAAGAATTTAGCCAAACGCCTGTTACGATGGATACTACCTTTGACAGACCATTGTATCATATCTACCGTATCAAAGATTCCGATCTTCGCGTTCTTTTGAACGAAGTGGATGTAGTTCTATTTGATGTGCAGGATGTGGGAATGCGATGTTATACATACGTAAGTGTGCTCAAACGACTGCTTGACGGCGTAGGAAAGGCTAAAACTAAATTTATCGTTTTGGATCATATCCATATTGCAATGCATCTTCCTCCGAGAGGAGAAAAGATGAGTCCTAAACATTTGAACTTCGCAGGCGAATTTCCTTCTCTCTTAATTTCCGGAATGACATTGGGCGAATCTGCATTGTTTTACAACAAGGAATATCTTTCCGGTTCCGTGAATCTGCAAGTAGTTCCCGTATCCGGTTATCAAAGAAGCCAATACTTTGAAGATACCGGTCTTCCCTGGGTGACTCCTTCACCTAATCTGCCTATGGTGGAATCCGCGAGAAATTATATGGCTCTCGTGATGCTTGAAGGAGTGAATGTTTCCGTCGGGCGGGGGACGCAAGCTCCCTTTGTTTATTTCGGTGCCCCTTGGATGATTGATCCTGAGATTCTCGCAAAAAAATTGGGAGAAATATCCAAGTCCTATTATTTCACTCCGGTGTTTTTCAAACCTACTTTCGGACCGCATAAGGGAAAAATTACAAGTGGTCTGCGTATGAATTTAGTGAGAGCGGATTATGATCCGATTGAGCTTGCTTACGAATTGATCCGTCTCATGAAAGAAACCTATCCGAAAGATTTCAAATGGAATAAAGGAAGTACGAATTATTGGGTGGATCAGCTTTGGGGAAATGATCATTTTCGAACGGCGATCGGTGAAGGTAAAACTTATTCCGAGTTTCACTCTTCATTTATAAAATCGGAAGCCGATGAGAAAAAAAGAATCGAACCTTATCTTCTTTATTAA
- a CDS encoding lipoprotein LipL46, translating into MSKRLKLNFPISVFLVLLLGCTSGASAQKSGNLPENVVTAMGEAPIYQGDLALARNKALKDAKLNAIRKLIGEQITEKSGVADGQSLGTKLYGKTDAFVKKYEIISEENWKLDTQDMIRLNVRCEVEATKLSTAVDQLLDDVGNPRIAVLVQTTINGKSFPIGSATNIAEAELIEKLRNKGNKVVDSSQLTALLRKNPSLAKLDLTSVEEGSPLLSLAQDAGAEVLIIGQVNTTDQKPIVLPGGKKTDFLSSAATGPYRIIQLWGDGKIFGSGSHEGRGADITQEVSREQAVKDWSKVVSDKSAKQIKDEWFKLTEQNTIILKFKGLDLETAIGFKNDLMEYTSVKQINDRKTDASGSEWELTYPGKETMFAEELMYKKDSSFKFLATKTLNIIGSKRGVVEAVFQNR; encoded by the coding sequence ATGTCGAAACGACTTAAACTGAATTTCCCGATATCCGTCTTTTTGGTTCTTTTGCTCGGTTGTACGAGCGGTGCATCTGCACAAAAATCAGGAAATTTACCTGAAAACGTGGTAACTGCAATGGGAGAGGCTCCCATCTACCAGGGAGACTTGGCACTTGCCAGAAATAAGGCTTTGAAAGATGCAAAACTCAATGCAATCCGTAAACTCATTGGGGAACAAATCACGGAAAAATCAGGAGTCGCCGACGGCCAATCCCTAGGCACCAAACTCTACGGAAAAACAGACGCATTCGTAAAAAAATACGAAATCATCAGCGAAGAAAACTGGAAACTGGACACGCAAGACATGATCCGATTGAATGTCCGTTGCGAAGTGGAAGCTACCAAACTTTCCACTGCTGTGGATCAGTTGCTGGATGATGTGGGCAATCCCAGAATCGCAGTACTCGTCCAAACCACCATCAATGGAAAATCTTTCCCTATCGGGTCCGCTACAAATATCGCCGAAGCGGAGTTAATCGAAAAACTGAGAAACAAGGGAAATAAAGTCGTAGATAGCTCTCAACTAACAGCGCTACTTCGAAAAAATCCCTCTCTTGCCAAACTGGATCTGACTTCGGTGGAAGAAGGCAGTCCTCTTCTTTCTTTAGCACAAGACGCAGGAGCCGAAGTGCTCATCATCGGACAGGTAAATACTACGGATCAAAAACCGATCGTATTACCCGGAGGCAAAAAAACGGATTTTTTAAGTTCAGCGGCAACCGGACCTTATCGAATCATCCAACTTTGGGGAGATGGGAAAATTTTCGGTTCCGGATCTCACGAAGGAAGAGGTGCGGACATCACTCAGGAAGTTTCCCGGGAACAAGCGGTTAAAGACTGGTCAAAAGTAGTCTCCGACAAGTCCGCAAAACAAATCAAAGACGAGTGGTTCAAACTTACCGAACAAAACACGATCATATTGAAGTTCAAAGGATTGGATTTGGAAACTGCTATCGGTTTCAAAAACGATTTGATGGAATATACTTCCGTAAAACAAATCAATGATCGCAAAACAGACGCAAGTGGCTCAGAATGGGAACTCACCTATCCGGGAAAAGAAACCATGTTCGCGGAAGAATTGATGTATAAAAAAGATTCCAGCTTCAAATTCCTTGCTACAAAAACCTTAAACATCATAGGTTCTAAGCGTGGAGTTGTGGAAGCGGTTTTTCAAAATCGTTAA
- a CDS encoding histidine kinase N-terminal 7TM domain-containing protein, with the protein MSWISIIPFFAFLIGGFNGMIAWRNRNIPGSLPFLGIITGIIIYSFGYLIELNCETVEQALFWDNIQFIGTDLLILFPPLLILSLVGKWNKQTKLILIPLIGFILINQCIVWFFPDLVRSNLKLINSELGVFFQYKWEIWMNINAGFALFVLLLSSVILLYFGFSTRGFFKRQILIVMIGLWLPFSTGVMTSFGLVPYINPQLDLSPLAFSVANIIWALGFYHIRFFDLIPLARDAIFENLKDTLLVTDDKWNILDANRAAFSLFESGFGSIIASSISSISPDLHNLLYTMKINNWKEGEWTKNFKGENRTFIVSTQDVFKQKSIYHTIILKDITESKLAFQRTEIIRKQKDELEEAINNLKKAQNQLILSEKMASLGNLVSGIAHEINNPIAAIQATNHIISESLESFPNTILNAIDSFRLLTEKDIQNLHILISRIPADLQNPVGNDFRIRRQQLSNELQKLGIKNPFDIAEDMIAVGIYEIPESCYYLLQETKFKPAVDFTLKCLSVYSGAKLIEFAVIRTSKIIYSLRNFIHSNPNATKTPIRISDSLETVITLYQNLWKRGIEIVRNFSYDPEIYGYYDDLLQLWTNLIQNALQAMNYRGKLTLTLKDETRDTKQYLGVEIEDTGPGIPDSIRDKIFEPFFTTKPLGEGTGLGLDIVQKITAKHKGILELETKPGRTVFRILLPLSS; encoded by the coding sequence ATGTCCTGGATCAGCATCATTCCGTTTTTTGCCTTCTTAATCGGAGGCTTTAATGGAATGATCGCTTGGAGAAACAGAAATATTCCCGGCTCGCTTCCTTTTTTGGGAATCATCACGGGAATTATTATCTACTCTTTCGGTTATCTAATAGAGCTCAATTGCGAAACTGTCGAACAAGCGCTCTTCTGGGACAATATCCAATTTATAGGCACCGATCTTTTAATTCTATTTCCACCTCTTCTTATTTTGTCTTTGGTCGGGAAATGGAACAAACAGACAAAACTGATATTAATACCGTTAATCGGATTCATTCTAATCAACCAATGTATAGTTTGGTTTTTTCCGGATCTGGTCCGTAGCAATTTAAAATTAATCAATAGCGAGTTAGGAGTATTTTTCCAATACAAATGGGAAATATGGATGAATATCAATGCGGGATTTGCACTGTTCGTATTGCTTCTTTCCTCCGTTATCCTCCTCTATTTCGGATTTTCCACCAGAGGTTTTTTCAAAAGACAGATTCTAATCGTAATGATAGGACTGTGGCTTCCTTTTTCCACGGGGGTAATGACTTCTTTCGGACTAGTTCCTTATATCAATCCGCAATTGGATTTATCTCCTCTTGCATTTTCGGTAGCAAATATCATTTGGGCATTGGGGTTTTATCATATCCGTTTTTTTGATCTGATTCCTCTTGCAAGGGACGCCATTTTCGAAAATCTAAAAGACACATTGCTTGTAACAGACGATAAATGGAATATTTTGGATGCAAATAGGGCTGCTTTTTCCCTATTTGAAAGCGGATTTGGAAGTATCATTGCAAGTTCGATTTCTTCCATCTCTCCCGATTTACACAACCTGCTTTATACAATGAAAATCAATAATTGGAAGGAAGGAGAATGGACAAAAAATTTCAAGGGTGAAAACAGAACCTTTATCGTCTCCACACAGGATGTTTTCAAACAGAAAAGCATCTATCATACGATCATCTTGAAAGATATTACGGAAAGTAAGCTCGCATTTCAACGAACAGAGATTATACGAAAACAAAAGGATGAATTGGAAGAAGCGATCAACAATCTAAAAAAAGCCCAAAATCAATTGATCCTGTCGGAAAAAATGGCAAGCCTGGGAAATTTAGTATCCGGGATCGCTCATGAAATCAATAATCCGATCGCAGCCATTCAAGCAACCAATCATATTATTTCCGAAAGCCTGGAATCCTTTCCAAACACCATACTAAACGCCATTGATTCCTTCAGACTACTTACTGAAAAAGACATTCAAAATTTACATATCCTAATCAGCCGGATTCCTGCGGATCTGCAAAATCCGGTAGGAAATGATTTTAGAATCCGAAGGCAACAACTCAGTAACGAATTGCAAAAACTAGGAATCAAAAATCCTTTCGACATCGCTGAAGATATGATCGCAGTAGGGATCTACGAAATCCCCGAGTCTTGTTATTATCTTCTGCAAGAAACAAAATTCAAACCGGCAGTCGACTTTACACTGAAATGCCTTTCCGTTTATAGCGGAGCAAAACTGATCGAGTTTGCGGTAATCCGAACTTCCAAGATCATTTATTCCTTACGCAACTTTATCCATAGCAATCCGAATGCTACAAAAACTCCGATCAGAATTTCAGATTCATTGGAAACAGTAATCACCCTCTATCAAAATCTTTGGAAACGGGGAATCGAAATTGTTCGTAATTTTTCCTACGATCCAGAGATCTACGGATACTATGATGATTTGCTTCAACTCTGGACAAATTTGATTCAAAACGCCTTACAAGCCATGAACTACCGGGGTAAATTGACATTAACTCTGAAAGATGAAACTAGGGACACAAAACAATATTTAGGTGTTGAAATAGAAGACACAGGCCCGGGAATCCCGGATTCGATTCGAGATAAAATTTTCGAACCTTTTTTTACAACCAAACCTTTGGGCGAAGGAACAGGACTTGGGCTCGATATAGTTCAAAAAATCACAGCTAAACATAAGGGGATTCTGGAACTCGAAACAAAACCGGGTAGAACCGTATTCAGGATTTTGTTGCCGTTATCTTCTTAA
- a CDS encoding monovalent cation:proton antiporter-2 (CPA2) family protein, with translation MNDANFFIQALVYLSAAIVIVPIAQRLGLGSVLGYLLAGIVIGPAVLGFVGSEGQDMLHFAEFGVVMMLFVIGLELELTLLWRLKYWLLGLGGLQIILTTVIFTSLSCFFDLEFKQSLALGLILSLSSTAIVLQTLKEKGLMKTLSGQASFSVLLFQDMAVIPILAIFPLLADSNAEGGAGHGTSLIHHYPGWIQALIVISVVVSIILAGRYLLSPLFRILASTGLREVFTGASLLLVIGIALLMSAIGLSPALGTFLAGVVLATSEFRHELESDLDPFKGLLLGLFFLSVGASMNISVVVQNPVFVFGIVFAVLFVKALILFILGLSFRLPLDQNLYFSIALSQVGEFSFVLFSYSEENGILPKDKVSLMVAAVAISMASTPIFLLIYEKLFKSRLEDKGTPKREADKIYGEENAIIVAGYGKFGNMLGRFLRANKVGITVLDDDASRVDMLKSFDFKVYFGDATRHDLLHSAGAERAKILIASMDSLEKQEDLIRTAKKHFPHLEILARAGDREEAYILKELGAHRIYRETRETAIRLGVDAMRLLGYRAYQAEVSAQTFMKHDEDTFHELFEHRSDRKTYISLAKQRNAELERLMKVDEEEDEVFEEEWDEIERS, from the coding sequence ATGAATGATGCTAATTTTTTTATACAGGCCTTAGTTTATTTAAGTGCAGCCATCGTTATTGTCCCGATTGCCCAAAGACTGGGACTGGGATCGGTTTTGGGTTATCTTCTTGCAGGTATAGTCATAGGTCCGGCCGTACTCGGGTTCGTCGGTTCCGAAGGCCAGGATATGCTGCATTTCGCCGAATTCGGCGTAGTGATGATGTTGTTTGTGATCGGTTTGGAGCTAGAGCTAACTTTGCTTTGGCGGCTAAAGTATTGGCTTTTGGGTTTGGGCGGTTTGCAAATCATACTAACGACTGTCATATTTACTTCTTTAAGTTGCTTTTTTGACTTGGAATTCAAACAATCCTTGGCACTCGGCTTGATCTTGTCCTTATCCTCCACAGCTATCGTATTACAAACGTTAAAAGAAAAAGGTTTGATGAAAACATTGTCGGGGCAAGCGTCCTTTTCCGTTCTATTGTTTCAGGATATGGCGGTGATTCCGATATTAGCTATTTTTCCTCTGCTTGCCGATTCGAATGCGGAAGGAGGAGCCGGACACGGAACAAGTCTGATTCATCATTATCCGGGTTGGATACAGGCGTTGATTGTCATCTCCGTCGTTGTATCCATCATACTAGCGGGAAGATATCTTCTCAGTCCTTTGTTTCGCATTTTGGCTTCTACGGGACTGCGGGAAGTTTTTACCGGAGCGAGTTTACTTTTGGTAATAGGAATTGCACTTCTTATGAGTGCGATTGGTTTGTCTCCCGCACTTGGAACTTTTCTTGCGGGAGTGGTTCTTGCGACAAGTGAGTTCCGACATGAATTGGAAAGTGATTTGGATCCGTTCAAAGGATTGTTGCTCGGTCTTTTCTTTTTAAGCGTCGGAGCTTCGATGAATATCTCGGTTGTGGTGCAAAATCCGGTCTTTGTATTCGGGATCGTATTTGCAGTGTTATTCGTAAAGGCGCTTATACTTTTTATACTGGGGCTTTCCTTTCGATTGCCTTTGGATCAGAATCTTTATTTTTCAATCGCCTTATCTCAGGTAGGTGAATTTTCCTTCGTATTATTCAGCTATTCGGAAGAAAACGGAATTTTACCCAAGGATAAAGTTTCTCTTATGGTTGCCGCAGTTGCCATCAGCATGGCTTCCACTCCTATTTTTCTACTGATCTATGAAAAATTATTCAAATCAAGATTGGAAGATAAAGGCACTCCCAAAAGAGAAGCGGATAAGATTTACGGAGAGGAAAACGCGATCATAGTTGCGGGCTACGGCAAATTCGGGAACATGCTCGGCCGGTTCCTTCGAGCCAATAAGGTAGGAATTACCGTACTTGATGACGATGCATCCCGAGTGGATATGTTAAAAAGTTTCGATTTCAAAGTATATTTCGGAGATGCGACAAGGCATGATCTATTACACTCCGCAGGTGCCGAAAGAGCGAAGATTCTGATCGCAAGTATGGATAGTTTGGAGAAACAGGAAGATCTGATTCGGACTGCAAAAAAACATTTCCCCCATTTGGAAATTTTAGCGAGAGCGGGGGATCGGGAAGAAGCATATATTTTAAAAGAGTTGGGCGCACATCGTATTTATCGGGAAACAAGAGAAACTGCGATACGTTTGGGTGTGGATGCCATGCGCTTATTGGGTTATCGGGCTTACCAAGCGGAAGTTTCCGCACAAACTTTTATGAAACACGATGAAGATACGTTTCATGAATTATTCGAACATAGATCCGATCGCAAAACATATATTAGTTTGGCTAAACAGAGAAATGCCGAACTGGAAAGGCTTATGAAAGTTGATGAGGAAGAAGATGAAGTTTTCGAAGAAGAATGGGATGAGATCGAGAGATCTTAA
- a CDS encoding NAD(P)H-dependent oxidoreductase — MAKVLLLFVHPSLEKSKVNRTLIDFIPTHDDLTFHDLYEEYPNFHINIKKEQDLLTDHDILLIQHPLYWYSVPALFKQWIDSVLEKGWAYGEGGDKLKGKVWKHIISTGGGEDAYQLGGFHNHPIENFLLPFQRTAELCQMNFEFPFLIQGSFRLSEAATYEAGLRYKNLLSGLLEK, encoded by the coding sequence ATGGCGAAAGTTCTGCTTCTATTTGTTCATCCCAGTCTTGAAAAGTCAAAAGTCAATCGTACGTTAATCGATTTTATACCTACCCATGATGATTTGACCTTTCATGATCTGTATGAAGAATATCCGAATTTTCATATCAACATAAAAAAAGAGCAGGATCTATTGACGGATCATGACATCCTGCTCATCCAACATCCTCTCTATTGGTACAGCGTACCTGCTTTATTCAAACAATGGATTGATTCCGTTTTGGAAAAAGGTTGGGCATATGGAGAAGGAGGAGATAAATTAAAAGGTAAAGTCTGGAAACATATTATTTCCACGGGCGGTGGTGAAGATGCATATCAGCTGGGGGGATTTCATAATCATCCCATTGAAAACTTTTTACTTCCTTTTCAGAGAACTGCGGAACTTTGCCAAATGAATTTTGAATTTCCATTTTTAATCCAAGGAAGCTTTCGTCTTTCCGAGGCGGCAACTTACGAAGCCGGCCTTCGTTATAAAAATCTTTTGTCCGGACTATTGGAAAAATAA
- a CDS encoding YceI family protein, translated as MSGLKSIFAVGLVLVSLSGISAQNFKVDNAHSSVGFKIKHLGIATVAGSFKDFDAKFSFDEKTGSLSIVDATIKVESINTNDAKRDDHLKSKDFFDEDKFPTITFKASKPVSLKKGASTKVPGELTIKGVTKPTVLNVKYAGIAKDPWGNTKLGFEADTKIKRADFGITWNKALETGGVLVGEEVDIKIEGEAASAQ; from the coding sequence ATGTCAGGTTTAAAATCAATTTTTGCTGTGGGGCTCGTTCTTGTTTCCCTTTCAGGTATTTCCGCGCAGAATTTCAAAGTGGACAACGCTCATAGTTCCGTCGGGTTTAAAATCAAACACTTAGGAATCGCAACCGTTGCAGGAAGCTTCAAAGATTTCGATGCCAAGTTCAGCTTTGATGAAAAAACTGGTTCTCTCAGCATTGTTGACGCTACTATCAAAGTAGAATCAATTAACACGAATGATGCGAAAAGAGATGATCATTTGAAAAGTAAGGATTTTTTCGACGAAGATAAGTTTCCTACCATCACATTCAAAGCTTCCAAACCGGTTTCCTTGAAAAAAGGTGCTTCTACGAAAGTTCCGGGAGAACTAACGATCAAAGGAGTAACTAAGCCTACTGTTTTGAATGTAAAATATGCCGGGATTGCAAAAGATCCGTGGGGAAATACGAAACTAGGTTTCGAAGCGGATACGAAAATCAAACGTGCTGACTTCGGAATCACTTGGAACAAAGCTTTGGAAACAGGCGGAGTACTTGTAGGCGAAGAAGTTGATATCAAGATCGAAGGTGAGGCTGCTAGCGCTCAGTAA